Proteins co-encoded in one Nicotiana sylvestris chromosome 7, ASM39365v2, whole genome shotgun sequence genomic window:
- the LOC138872727 gene encoding uncharacterized protein, with product MNTIKDNRLEGYRSHQMTVASSLNDEKYWNTLSGDSYSTTGYIFTLGGGAIYWKSKKQTIIANSTMEAELIALASARRFRAWDVICDGPFVPTKTVSDPVVIIPKTRKEFNDTDRKAIEKNFRAKKILVCGIGPNEYKRISVCQSAKEIWEALQTAHEGTTQVKQSKIDMLTTEYDLFRMKDDESIQDMHTRFTSIINELHSLGEIIPRNKLIRKILSVLLGSWKASLKTYEIKKKKKKKKKKKKKKKKKKKKKKKKKEEEEEEEDNERKEPKRENNLVLKTDNNNSSGEDVDMAYPTKRFQKMVRRNGGIPKRGSSSKPRGFKIKDVADNVVKQRLAAWEDSSSESGEDDGQGDSSMMAVESEAADYDSIFPLMAKSDEDEEDDDEDEEDLGIVKNDLEKSLKWTWSSDAIIAMYKNNGGNKQGIGFQKGKNPIIYIASTLLYLITGFALTMVALDISRKHHRRLGHTSFTLLNKLVKKDLVCGLLKSSFKNYKGCDACAKRKQIRFTWTLFLRTKDETLADIEKPSPSITITEAENRVVDDVHGTPVAEVRNMTHGSNLEEPGSSLNEIQEQDKLVVQGYNQEEGIDYDEMFAPVARMEAIKILIAFASHMKFKLFKMDVKSAFLNGFLKEEVFFMQPPGFENHEHPERVFKLNKALYGLKQAPRAWYEKLSNFAVENRFTRGKIDNTLFLKKQGRNLLIVQICVDNIIFGATNDSLCEEFAKLMGNEFEMSMMGELNFFLGLWVNQTPKGTMISQKKYIKELLKRFDMEG from the exons ATGAATACAATTAAAGATAATCGATTAGAAG GATATAGATCACATCAAATGACAGTTGCATCATCACTTAATGATGAGAAAT ATTGGAACACTTTATCTGGTGATTCCTATTCTACTACAGGTTATATTTTTACTTTGGGAGGTGGTGCTATTTATTGGAAATCAAAAAAGCAAACAATAATTGCTAATTCTACCATGGAGGCTGAGCTAATTGCTTTAGCTTCAGCTA GAAGATTCCGAGCTTGGGATGTCATTTGTGATGGACCATTTGTTCCTACCAAGACCGTTAGTGACCCAGTTGTAATTATTCCCAAAACGAGAAAGGAATTCAATGACACTGACCGAAAGGCAATAGAAaagaattttcgtgcaaagaaaattcttgtttGTGGCATTGGTCCTAATGAATATAAAAGGATATCGGTATGCCAATCAGCAAAGGAAATCTGGGAAGCTCTCCAAACAGCTCATGAAGGAACGACTCAAGTCAAGCAGTCAAAGATTGACATGTTAACTACTGAGTATGatctcttcaggatgaaggacgATGAGTCCATTCAGGATATGCACACTCGCTTTACCTCTATCATCAatgagcttcactcacttggGGAAATCATTCCCAGAAACAAACTCATCAGGAAAATCCTTAGTGTATTACTTGGTTCTTGGAAAGCAAG TTTGAAAACCTatgaaataaagaagaagaagaagaaaaagaagaagaagaagaagaagaagaagaagaagaagaagaagaagaagaagaagaaggaggaggaggaggaggaggaggataaTGAAAGAAAAGAGCCAAAAAGGGAGAACAACCTAGTTCTCAAGACAGACAACAATAACTCAAGTGGCGAGGATGTTGACATGGCTTACCCGACAAAGAGATTTCAGAAAATGGTTCGCAGAAATGGAGGCATTCCAAAGAGGGGCAGTTCCAGCAAGCCGAGAGG ATTCAAAATAAAAGACGTCGCTGACAACGTTGTGAAACAACGTCTTGCTGCATGGGAAGACTCTTCCAGCGAATCTGGAGAAGATGATGGGCAAGGTGACAGCTCCATGATGGCAGTAGAAAGTGAAGCAGCTGATTATGATTCCATCTTTCCTCTAATGGCTAAATcagatgaggatgaagaagatgacGATGAAGATGAG gAAGATCTAGGCATAGTGAAGAATGACTTAGAAAAATCtcttaagtggacctggtcctctgatgCAATCATTGCTATGTATAAGAATAATGGGGGGAACAAGCAGGGAATTGGATTCCAAAAAGGAAAAAACCCTATAATCTACATAGCAAGTACGCTACTATACCTGATAACTGGCTTTGCACTCACTATGGTAGCACTAGACATTTCAAGGAAACAT CATAGAAGGTTGGGCCATACAAGTTTTACATTGCTGAACAAGTTGGTCAAGAAGGACCTAGTTTGTGGATTGCTCAAGTCAAGCTTCAAAAATTACAAGGGGTGTGATGCATGTGCAAAACGAAAGCAGATCAG attcacatggacctTGTTCCTCAGAACTAAAGATGAGACTCTAGCCGACATAGAGAAACCTAGTCCCTCAATCACAATAACTGAAGCAGAAAACAGAGTTGTGGATGATGTACATGGAACTCCAGTTGCTGAGGTGAGGAACATGACACATGGATCAAATCTAGAAGAACCTGGATCCTCTCTTAATGAGATTCAG GAACAAGACAAGCTAGTAGTTCAAGGCTACAATCAAgaagaagggattgactatgatgaaatgTTTGCTCCAGTTGCTCGAATGGAGGCCATCAAAATTCTCATTGCATTTGCATCTCATATGAAATTCAAATTGTTcaaaatggatgtcaaaagtgcatttctgaatggcTTTCTAAAAGAAGAGGTCTTCTTCATGCAACCTCCTGGATTTGAGAATCATGAGCATCCTGAGCGCGTCTTTAAACTTAACAAGGCTCTGTATGGGCTAAAGCAAGCTCCTCGTGCGTGGTATGAAAAGTTGTCAAATTTTGCTGTAGAAAATCGTTttacaagaggaaaaattgacaacaccCTTTTTCTGAAGAAACAAGGACggaacctgctcattgtgcaAATCTGTGTTGATAACATTATTTTTGGGGCAACAAACGATTCTCTGTGTgaggaatttgcaaaactcatggggaatgagtttgaaatgagcatgatgggggaactgaactttttcttggGTTTATGGGTGAATCAAACTCCCAAGGGGACAATGATAAGTCAAAAGAAGTACATCAAGGAGCTGCTGAAGAGATTTGACATGGAAGGATAA